A portion of the Ralstonia nicotianae genome contains these proteins:
- a CDS encoding amino acid deaminase gives MNDTKYQGEAAAVVDPLDKGLGALDAACTPEQVAAQRWNLLNEDLSLPAAVLSHARLEHNLAWMQRFVGEYGAKLAPHGKTTMAPRLFQRQLAGGAWGITLATAHQTRIAYVHGVRRVLMANQLVGKRNMAILAELLADPSFEFFCLVDAADQVDQLAAFFGKAGRPIQVLIELGEKGGRTGVRDDAQLRSVLAALDRAGGAVRLAGVEVYEGVLKAEGEIRAFLQRAVRVFHDLAAAGRLQRTPPVLTGAGSAWYDVVAEEFSKADIGRPFDPVLRPGCYLTHDVGIYKAAQAQINVRNPVAHRMRSSLLPALQVWAYVQSVPEPERAIVALGKRDAAFDAGFPQPAQRYRPGEASPTDVPAHWEVTGMMDQHAYLRIAAGDDIKVGDMIAFDISHPCLTFDKWRQIPVIDDAYNVVDVVQTYF, from the coding sequence ATGAATGATACAAAGTACCAAGGTGAGGCCGCCGCAGTGGTCGACCCGCTCGACAAGGGGCTGGGCGCGCTCGATGCCGCGTGCACCCCGGAGCAGGTCGCCGCGCAGCGCTGGAACCTGCTGAACGAAGACCTCAGCCTGCCGGCGGCGGTGCTGTCGCACGCGAGGCTGGAGCACAACCTGGCCTGGATGCAGCGCTTCGTGGGCGAGTACGGCGCCAAGCTCGCGCCGCACGGCAAGACGACGATGGCGCCGCGCCTGTTCCAGCGCCAACTGGCCGGCGGCGCGTGGGGCATCACGCTGGCGACCGCGCACCAGACGCGCATCGCCTACGTGCACGGCGTGCGCCGCGTGCTGATGGCCAACCAGCTCGTCGGCAAGCGCAACATGGCGATCCTGGCCGAGCTGCTGGCCGATCCGTCGTTCGAGTTCTTCTGCCTGGTGGATGCGGCCGACCAGGTCGATCAGCTGGCGGCGTTTTTCGGCAAGGCCGGCCGGCCGATCCAGGTGCTGATCGAGCTGGGCGAGAAGGGCGGGCGTACCGGCGTGCGCGACGATGCGCAACTGCGCTCGGTGCTGGCGGCGCTGGATCGGGCCGGCGGCGCGGTCAGGCTGGCCGGCGTGGAGGTCTACGAGGGCGTGCTGAAGGCGGAGGGCGAAATCCGCGCGTTCCTGCAGCGCGCCGTCAGGGTGTTCCATGATCTGGCCGCAGCCGGCCGCCTGCAGCGCACGCCGCCGGTGCTGACCGGCGCCGGCTCGGCCTGGTACGACGTGGTGGCCGAGGAGTTCTCCAAGGCCGACATCGGCCGGCCGTTCGACCCGGTGCTGCGCCCCGGCTGCTATCTCACGCACGACGTGGGCATCTACAAGGCGGCGCAGGCGCAGATCAACGTGCGCAACCCGGTCGCGCACCGGATGCGCTCCAGCCTGCTGCCGGCGCTGCAGGTGTGGGCCTATGTGCAATCGGTGCCGGAGCCCGAGCGCGCCATCGTGGCGCTGGGCAAGCGCGATGCCGCCTTCGATGCCGGTTTCCCGCAGCCGGCGCAGCGCTATCGCCCGGGCGAGGCGTCGCCCACGGACGTGCCGGCGCACTGGGAAGTCACCGGCATGATGGACCAGCACGCCTATCTCAGGATCGCCGCCGGCGACGACATCAAGGTCGGCGACATGATCGCCTTCGACATCTCGCACCCCTGCCTGACCTTCGATAAGTGGCGGCAGATTCCCGTCATCGATGACGCCTACAACGTCGTCGACGTGGTGCAGACGTACTTCTGA
- a CDS encoding MurR/RpiR family transcriptional regulator, with protein MREPMDIVTRISQRATDLRPAEQKVAQTVLGDIAGAAEGSIQTLAERAGVSEASVTRFAKAMGCRDVRELKLKLAQAAAVGQRFLDGGADRPPSSADGILADITHVLEANRALVRPEAFRAAAAALVGARMIAVFGMGGGSTTMADEMRYRLARLGRPVSTYHDAMLQRMVAATLGPEDVVVVFSVTGQVPEIIDGVNIAREYGAKVVAVTAIGSPVAALADILLPIQAMETDFIFKPSSSRYAMMMMIDLLATDVALQQADRSKELLRRIKHVLDAHRGGGNRQPLGD; from the coding sequence ATGCGCGAACCGATGGACATTGTCACCCGCATCTCCCAGCGCGCCACCGACCTGCGGCCGGCCGAGCAGAAGGTCGCGCAGACCGTGCTGGGCGACATCGCCGGAGCAGCCGAGGGCAGCATCCAGACCCTGGCCGAGCGCGCCGGCGTGAGCGAAGCCAGCGTCACCCGCTTCGCCAAGGCGATGGGCTGCCGCGACGTGCGCGAGCTCAAGCTCAAGCTGGCGCAGGCGGCGGCCGTGGGCCAGCGCTTCCTCGACGGCGGCGCCGACCGCCCGCCCTCCAGCGCCGACGGCATCCTGGCCGACATCACGCACGTGCTGGAGGCCAACCGCGCGCTGGTGCGGCCCGAGGCGTTCCGCGCGGCCGCCGCGGCGCTGGTGGGCGCGCGCATGATCGCCGTATTCGGCATGGGCGGCGGCTCGACCACCATGGCCGATGAGATGCGCTACCGGCTCGCCCGGCTGGGACGGCCGGTCAGCACCTATCATGATGCGATGCTGCAGCGGATGGTGGCCGCCACGCTCGGCCCGGAAGACGTGGTGGTGGTGTTCTCCGTCACCGGACAGGTGCCGGAGATCATCGATGGCGTCAACATCGCACGGGAATACGGGGCCAAGGTGGTGGCCGTCACGGCCATCGGCTCGCCGGTGGCGGCGCTGGCCGACATCCTGCTCCCGATCCAGGCGATGGAGACCGACTTCATCTTCAAGCCGTCGTCATCGCGCTACGCCATGATGATGATGATCGATCTGCTGGCCACCGACGTCGCATTGCAGCAGGCCGACCGCAGCAAGGAGCTGTTGCGGCGCATCAAGCATGTGCTCGATGCGCATCGCGGCGGCGGCAACCGTCAGCCGCTGGGAGACTGA
- a CDS encoding D-aminoacylase has protein sequence MQQYDSVIRRVRIVDGSGHEPESTLFDVAIADGRIAAIATSDSTAWLGDEEVDGAGRVLAPGFIDVHTHDDTNVIRTPDMLPKVSQGITTVIVGNCGISASPATLRGEPPDPMNLLGPAGAFRYPTFASYVEAVEQARPAVNVAALVGHTALRNNHLDRLDRPATAPEVEAMRAQLREALDHGALGLSTGLAYANAHAATTEEVMSLAEPLAEAGALYTTHLRTEFAAILEAMDEAYRVGRHARVPIVISHLKCAGAANWGRAGEVLESIEAAQRYQPVGCDCYPYTASSSTLDLKQVTDEFDIVITWSDPHPEMAGQTLKAIAAAWGTDLLGAARRLRPAGAVYHNMAAEDLDRIIAHPATVIGSDGLPNDPQPHPRLWGAFPRVLAHYSRERQLLSLAAAVRKMTGQSAERFGLAERGLVREGWWADLVLFDPDTVRDLATFTDPKQPAAGIAAVWVNGALSYRDGAVQPRRAGRFLRRGPRAHAQPAPELH, from the coding sequence ATGCAGCAGTACGACAGCGTCATCCGCAGGGTCCGCATCGTCGACGGCAGCGGCCACGAGCCCGAGTCCACACTGTTCGACGTCGCCATCGCCGATGGCCGCATCGCCGCCATCGCCACCTCCGACTCCACCGCCTGGCTGGGCGACGAGGAGGTCGACGGCGCGGGCCGCGTGCTGGCGCCCGGCTTCATCGACGTCCACACCCACGACGACACCAACGTGATCCGCACGCCGGACATGCTGCCGAAGGTGTCGCAGGGCATCACCACCGTCATCGTCGGCAACTGCGGCATCAGCGCGTCGCCGGCCACGCTCCGGGGCGAGCCGCCGGACCCGATGAACCTGCTCGGCCCGGCCGGCGCGTTCCGCTATCCGACCTTCGCGTCGTACGTGGAGGCGGTGGAGCAAGCGCGGCCGGCCGTCAACGTGGCGGCGCTGGTCGGCCACACGGCGCTGCGCAACAACCACCTCGACCGGCTCGACCGCCCCGCCACGGCGCCCGAAGTCGAAGCCATGCGCGCGCAGCTGCGCGAGGCGCTCGACCACGGCGCGCTGGGCCTGTCCACCGGACTGGCCTATGCCAACGCCCATGCCGCCACCACCGAAGAAGTGATGAGCCTGGCCGAGCCGCTGGCCGAGGCCGGCGCGCTGTACACCACGCACCTGCGCACCGAGTTCGCCGCCATCCTGGAGGCGATGGACGAGGCCTACCGCGTCGGCCGGCACGCGCGCGTGCCCATCGTGATCTCGCACCTGAAGTGCGCGGGCGCCGCCAACTGGGGGCGCGCCGGCGAAGTGCTGGAATCGATCGAGGCCGCGCAGCGCTACCAGCCGGTCGGCTGCGACTGCTATCCGTACACCGCCAGCTCGTCCACGCTGGACCTGAAGCAGGTGACGGACGAATTCGACATCGTCATCACCTGGTCGGACCCGCATCCGGAGATGGCCGGCCAGACCCTGAAGGCCATCGCCGCCGCCTGGGGCACCGACCTGCTCGGCGCCGCGCGCCGCCTGCGGCCGGCCGGCGCGGTCTACCACAACATGGCGGCCGAGGACCTCGACCGCATCATCGCGCACCCCGCCACCGTGATCGGCTCCGACGGCCTGCCCAACGATCCGCAGCCGCATCCGCGCCTGTGGGGCGCCTTCCCGCGCGTGCTCGCCCACTACAGCCGCGAACGCCAGTTGCTGAGCCTGGCGGCGGCCGTCCGCAAGATGACCGGACAGTCCGCCGAGCGCTTCGGCCTGGCCGAGCGCGGCCTCGTGCGCGAAGGCTGGTGGGCCGATCTCGTGCTGTTCGACCCCGACACGGTGCGCGACCTCGCCACCTTCACCGACCCCAAGCAGCCGGCCGCCGGCATCGCGGCGGTGTGGGTCAACGGCGCGCTGTCGTACCGCGACGGGGCCGTGCAGCCGCGCCGCGCCGGGCGCTTCCTGCGGCGCGGGCCGCGCGCGCACGCTCAACCCGCGCCCGAGCTCCACTGA
- a CDS encoding RidA family protein has protein sequence MTITRIGVEGGTGTGGQHLPFARAAGADGWLFVSGQTPMVGGEVVGHGIVEQTHQTLKNLLAILAEAGYGPEHVVRCGVWLDDPRDFPSFNRVFKEYFGANPPARSCVVSSMVIDCKVEVDCVAYRKP, from the coding sequence ATGACGATTACCCGAATTGGCGTCGAAGGCGGCACCGGCACCGGCGGCCAGCACCTGCCCTTTGCCCGCGCGGCCGGCGCGGACGGCTGGCTGTTCGTCTCGGGCCAGACGCCGATGGTGGGCGGCGAGGTGGTCGGCCACGGCATCGTCGAGCAAACGCACCAGACCCTCAAGAACCTGCTCGCCATCCTGGCCGAGGCCGGCTACGGCCCCGAGCACGTGGTGCGCTGCGGCGTGTGGCTGGATGATCCGCGCGACTTCCCGTCGTTCAACAGGGTGTTCAAGGAATACTTCGGCGCCAATCCGCCGGCACGGTCATGCGTGGTGTCGAGCATGGTGATCGACTGCAAGGTCGAGGTCGATTGCGTGGCGTACAGGAAGCCGTAA
- a CDS encoding GntT/GntP/DsdX family permease gives MAPLQGNSLLLAAALAVVALIYLIAVRKLNPFVTLIVVSLVLGVAVGMPMGNIVKAFETGVGNTLGHIALVVGLGTMLGKMMAESGGAERIARTLIRAFGEKNAHWAMMVVAFIIGLPVFFEVGFVLLIPIAFNVAKRTGTPILMVGLPMVAGLSVVHGLIPPHPAALLAVTAYQADIGKTILYALIVGLPTAILAGPLFAMLISRHVKPDPDNPLEKQFVEADSSRELPPFGITLFTILLPVVLMLIGSWADLLAAPKSLANDLLKLAGNSVMALLIAALVSFYTFGRARGFSREAILKFTNECLAPIATITLVVGAGGGFGQILRDSGVSKAIVAVAMGASLSPLLLGWVVAVMIRIATGSATVAMTTACGIVAPIAAASGAAVRPELMVLATGAGSLILSHVNDGGFWLVKEYFNLTVPQTFQTWTVLETIISIVALLLTLALATVI, from the coding sequence ATGGCCCCGTTGCAAGGCAACTCGCTGCTGCTGGCCGCCGCGCTGGCGGTGGTCGCGCTGATCTACCTGATCGCGGTGCGCAAGCTCAACCCGTTCGTCACGCTGATCGTCGTGTCGCTGGTGCTGGGCGTGGCCGTCGGCATGCCGATGGGCAATATCGTCAAGGCGTTCGAGACCGGCGTGGGCAACACGCTCGGCCACATCGCGCTGGTGGTGGGCCTGGGAACCATGCTGGGCAAGATGATGGCGGAGTCCGGCGGCGCCGAGCGCATCGCCAGAACGCTGATCCGGGCCTTCGGCGAGAAAAACGCGCACTGGGCGATGATGGTGGTGGCCTTCATCATCGGCCTGCCGGTGTTCTTCGAGGTGGGCTTCGTGCTGCTGATCCCGATCGCCTTCAACGTGGCCAAGCGCACCGGCACGCCGATCCTGATGGTGGGCCTGCCGATGGTGGCCGGCCTGTCGGTGGTGCACGGCCTCATCCCGCCGCACCCGGCCGCCCTGCTGGCGGTGACGGCTTACCAGGCGGACATCGGCAAGACCATCCTGTACGCGCTGATCGTCGGCCTGCCGACCGCCATCCTCGCCGGGCCGCTGTTTGCGATGCTGATCTCGCGCCACGTCAAGCCGGACCCGGACAACCCGCTGGAAAAGCAGTTCGTCGAGGCCGACAGCAGCCGCGAGCTGCCGCCGTTCGGCATCACGCTGTTCACGATCCTGCTGCCGGTGGTGCTGATGCTGATCGGCAGCTGGGCCGACCTGCTCGCCGCGCCCAAGTCGCTGGCCAACGATCTGCTCAAGCTGGCCGGCAATTCGGTGATGGCGCTACTGATCGCGGCGCTGGTGAGCTTCTACACCTTCGGCCGCGCGCGCGGCTTCAGCCGCGAGGCCATCCTCAAGTTCACCAACGAGTGCCTGGCGCCGATCGCCACCATCACGCTGGTGGTGGGCGCGGGCGGCGGCTTCGGCCAGATTCTGCGCGATTCGGGGGTGTCCAAGGCGATCGTGGCCGTGGCCATGGGCGCGAGCCTGTCGCCGCTGCTGCTGGGCTGGGTGGTGGCGGTGATGATCCGCATCGCCACCGGCTCGGCCACGGTGGCCATGACCACCGCCTGCGGCATCGTCGCGCCGATCGCGGCAGCCTCCGGCGCGGCCGTGCGGCCGGAGCTGATGGTGCTGGCCACCGGCGCCGGCTCGCTGATCCTCTCGCACGTCAACGACGGCGGCTTCTGGCTGGTCAAGGAATACTTCAACCTGACCGTGCCGCAGACCTTCCAGACGTGGACCGTGCTGGAGACCATCATCTCGATCGTGGCGCTGCTGCTGACGCTGGCGCTCGCCACGGTGATCTGA
- a CDS encoding bifunctional 4-hydroxy-2-oxoglutarate aldolase/2-dehydro-3-deoxy-phosphogluconate aldolase, with protein sequence MGIDSVVQAGPVIPVLQFQSVDEGVAVCRALYAGGIRTFEITMRTPVALDVIRAVARDLGSDAIVGAGTLTRPEHFQQARDAGAVFAVSPGITPALAQAQAKSGLEWLPGIATPSELILALEFGLGTLKFFPAEAAGGIPMLKSIHGPFGDVRFCPTGGITPKTAPDYLALPNVACVGGSWMVPKDKIADGDWAGITALAAEAAALKR encoded by the coding sequence GTGGGTATTGATTCCGTCGTCCAGGCCGGCCCGGTGATTCCGGTGCTGCAATTCCAATCCGTCGACGAGGGCGTGGCCGTGTGCCGCGCGCTGTATGCCGGCGGCATCCGCACGTTCGAGATCACCATGCGCACGCCGGTGGCGCTGGACGTGATCCGCGCCGTGGCCCGGGACCTGGGCAGCGACGCCATCGTCGGCGCCGGCACGCTCACGCGGCCCGAGCACTTCCAGCAGGCCAGGGACGCCGGCGCGGTGTTCGCGGTGTCGCCCGGCATCACGCCGGCGCTGGCGCAGGCACAGGCCAAGTCGGGGCTGGAGTGGCTGCCGGGCATCGCCACGCCTTCCGAGCTGATCCTCGCGCTGGAGTTCGGCCTGGGCACGCTCAAGTTCTTCCCGGCCGAGGCCGCAGGCGGCATCCCGATGCTCAAGTCGATCCACGGCCCGTTCGGCGACGTGCGCTTCTGCCCGACCGGCGGCATCACGCCCAAGACGGCGCCGGACTACCTCGCGCTGCCCAACGTGGCCTGCGTGGGCGGCTCGTGGATGGTGCCGAAGGACAAGATCGCCGACGGCGACTGGGCCGGCATCACGGCACTTGCCGCCGAAGCCGCCGCGCTCAAGCGGTAA
- the ribB gene encoding 3,4-dihydroxy-2-butanone-4-phosphate synthase — protein sequence MLSTQPSHAVHPPALPSGDASADPIEARFDPAAMPARMAAALDAMRLGIPVVVLDDADRENEADLIIAADRLTHAGMAMLIRECSGIVCLCLTAEKAAVLGLRPMVEHNRSQYGTAFTVSIEARVGVSTGVSAADRITTIRAAVAPDADAQSVVSPGHVFPLVAQEGGVLARRGHTEGSVDLARLAGLSPAGVLCELMLPDGTMARRDDAVRFADQHGLPVLTIEDIARYREQMARAVSFA from the coding sequence ATGTTGTCCACACAGCCATCCCACGCAGTGCATCCGCCCGCGTTGCCGTCCGGCGACGCGAGCGCCGACCCCATCGAGGCCCGCTTCGATCCCGCCGCCATGCCGGCGCGCATGGCCGCCGCGCTCGATGCCATGCGGCTCGGCATCCCGGTCGTCGTGCTCGACGATGCGGACCGCGAGAACGAAGCCGATCTCATCATCGCCGCCGACAGGCTGACGCACGCCGGCATGGCGATGCTGATCCGCGAGTGCAGCGGCATCGTCTGCCTGTGCCTGACCGCCGAGAAGGCCGCGGTGCTGGGCCTGCGCCCGATGGTGGAGCACAACCGCAGCCAGTACGGCACCGCCTTCACGGTATCGATCGAAGCGCGTGTCGGCGTGAGCACCGGCGTGTCGGCGGCCGACCGCATCACCACCATCCGCGCGGCGGTTGCGCCGGATGCCGATGCGCAGTCCGTCGTCAGCCCGGGGCACGTGTTCCCGCTGGTGGCCCAGGAGGGCGGCGTCCTGGCGCGGCGCGGCCATACCGAGGGCTCGGTCGACCTGGCACGCCTGGCGGGGCTGTCGCCCGCGGGCGTGCTGTGCGAGCTGATGCTGCCCGACGGCACCATGGCGCGCCGCGACGATGCGGTGCGCTTCGCCGATCAGCACGGCCTGCCGGTGCTGACCATCGAAGACATCGCCCGCTATCGGGAGCAGATGGCGCGCGCGGTCAGCTTCGCGTGA